The genomic DNA AACGGGCGGGCTGGATTTCGGAATTCAGGTACCGCCATAATGATACAAGCGACAGCGGCGGGCGGCAACCAAGTCACACTGCGTGAAACCTTTATAAAGCGGGCAAATTTGCCCGGGATAAGGCAAAATCAGGCCGGATTTGCGTCAGCTGCTAGTCCACAAGCAGGTAAACGCCGTCTTCCCGTTCCTCTATTTTGAACGGCTTTACCCCCGAAAGCGCGGGCAGGCTTAGGGCTTCGCCGGTGAATGGATTGAACCTCGCACCGTGATATCTGCAGCGCAGCTCGCACGTATCCAATAAGTCGCCGTCGTTCAGCGGAAATTCCTCATGCGAGCACATGTTTTCGAGTGCGAAAAGCCTTCCGCAAAGCCTGCCGATGCAAATCTCCTCGCCGGCGATTTCAATGGCGAAAATCATCCCATCCTCGATTTCGCCCGGATCCGCGATCTTGTGCCAGTTCCCGATTGCCGCCTCCGAATGTCCGTCTACCACTGCTTAATCCTCGCGCTTATTCTGCATTCGAGCGGCGCTACTATCTCCGGCCAGTCCATCTTGGCAAGCACTTCGTCTATGAAGCCGAACACAAGCAGCTCTTCCGCCGCCGGGCGTCTAAGGCCTCGGCTTTGCAGATAAAACAGCTCGTTTTCCTGAACCTGGCTGACAGTCGCCCCATGGCTGCATTTCACGTCGTCCGCGCGTATTTCGAGCTGCGGAATCGAGTCCGCCCTTGCTTCCTTTGAAAGTATCAGGTTGCGGTTTTTCTGGTACGCGTCGGTTTTCTGCGCGCCGGGGAATACTTTAATCATCCCTCCGAAAACCGCCCGTCCGTCGCCCGACAGCGCGCCTTTGAAAAGAAGGTCGCTGTGACAGTACGGCACCGCGTGCTCCTGAAGTGTTTCGTGGTGAAAATGCTGGCCCTTTCCCGGCATGTAAGCGCCAAGCAATTTTGCTTCGCTTCCCGAGCCCTGCATGCGCGCCTGAATCACGTCCCTTACAAGCCTTCCGCCAAGGTTAACGACGCCCGTAATCAGGTTCGCGTCCCGGCCCACAATTGCTTTCTGATATCCAAGAATCGTTGTCTGTTGACCTACCTGCTGCAATCTGATGTAATTGAGCCTGCAATTTGGCTCGAGGTTGAATTCGTACGCCGGCAATGCCACCCCGCCTCCGCCCGGCCCGGCGAATACATCCACGAAGCGCGCGCTGGAATTTTTTCCGCATAAAACAAGAAGGTGAGGTGCTTCAAGCCGGTTTTCCGCACCGAGCCAATGAATGCTGAACAGCGGCTCTGCCAACTCCACGCCGTCCGGAACCAGCAGCACCAGTCCTCCGCTGACGGCGGCCGAGTGGAGTGCCGTGAATTTGTCGAAGGTGTTCGGAAGTATCCCCGACATGAAGTGCTGCTTGAGCAAATCGGGCGCCTTCGCTATCGCGGAGCGCCAATCGAGAACCTGCACGCCGCGCTCCAGCCAAGATGAGGGAAGGTTCATCTTGCAGAAACGCCCGTTGCAGTGGATCGCGACGGCCGCGGCCTCGACCATCTTTTCGAATCCGTCCAGCGCCTGTACCGTAACAGCTTCGTCACACATGTCCGCCGTGCCGTCGGAAAGCGCGAGCCCGTCCAGCTTTATCTTTCTTGGATCGGTGTACTTCCAGCCTTCGTCTTTCACAAAGGGAAAGGGTTTTGCGTCGAAAACCGCCAGCCCCTGCACGCGCTTTTCGGCAAGCCACGACGGCTCGCCGAGGATTTTCGAAATCTCTCTTACCCGTCGCTCGTCCACGATCGAGCGTGATTGAACCGCACTCATCTTCCCATTGCCTCCGCTAGTCCAATACTGGA from bacterium includes the following:
- the sufD gene encoding Fe-S cluster assembly protein SufD, translated to MSAVQSRSIVDERRVREISKILGEPSWLAEKRVQGLAVFDAKPFPFVKDEGWKYTDPRKIKLDGLALSDGTADMCDEAVTVQALDGFEKMVEAAAVAIHCNGRFCKMNLPSSWLERGVQVLDWRSAIAKAPDLLKQHFMSGILPNTFDKFTALHSAAVSGGLVLLVPDGVELAEPLFSIHWLGAENRLEAPHLLVLCGKNSSARFVDVFAGPGGGGVALPAYEFNLEPNCRLNYIRLQQVGQQTTILGYQKAIVGRDANLITGVVNLGGRLVRDVIQARMQGSGSEAKLLGAYMPGKGQHFHHETLQEHAVPYCHSDLLFKGALSGDGRAVFGGMIKVFPGAQKTDAYQKNRNLILSKEARADSIPQLEIRADDVKCSHGATVSQVQENELFYLQSRGLRRPAAEELLVFGFIDEVLAKMDWPEIVAPLECRISARIKQW
- a CDS encoding Rieske 2Fe-2S domain-containing protein, whose protein sequence is MVDGHSEAAIGNWHKIADPGEIEDGMIFAIEIAGEEICIGRLCGRLFALENMCSHEEFPLNDGDLLDTCELRCRYHGARFNPFTGEALSLPALSGVKPFKIEEREDGVYLLVD